The following are encoded together in the Montipora foliosa isolate CH-2021 chromosome 12, ASM3666993v2, whole genome shotgun sequence genome:
- the LOC137980283 gene encoding stromelysin-1-like, which translates to MKNTSYIMSLLIIGCFLGSALSSPIQEKRKLTSFLFKFGYIAEVDSRGTDDLNSPEMKASIRRLQRFGRIRVTGEMDTATTRLINTDRCGVRDPQNTASTGRFSLQGSTWKKRNLTYRILNFTRDGIPYRDQRRIFRKAFNLWESSSGLTIREVYFGNADILISFVRQRHGDDFPFDREGGTLAHAFYPLSNRGLSGDAHFDDDERFTTGTSDGINLDWVAVHEFGHSLGLEHSNVRESIMYPWYKGYLPNIQLTDDDIKGIQALYPKPTVQTFTPPKVKTTPKVATAIRPSRVTRQSTNRPRVTPKPSLPIPCGSSIRYDTVFVGPSGWTFFFVEDSFWQLDRRLNRYGPRAIQRYWKGLKTPVDAAYLNKRRNMVFFTGSEFWEYDSRRNLINSGSITQYGLPQNLANMDAVFRWEGNGKTYFFKDNKYWKYDDQRRRIQTYYYDRINRKYLRYPRDIKNVWKFDGNIKAAVKWRNDRNYVFWDTRYIKLQKGKVVRERGYPQVIADRWMKCNSKGRENGANIP; encoded by the exons ATGAAGAACACGTCGTACATAATGAGTTTATTAATCATTGGGTGTTTTCTGGGCAGTGCCTTGAGCTCTCCGAtacaagaaaaacgaaaactg acatcgtttttattcaaatttggttACATCGCTGAAGTCGACAGTCGAGGCACAGATGACCTGAATTCGCCAGAGATGAAAGCCTCAATAAGACGCCTTCAGAGGTTTGGACGTATTCGCGTCACAGGAGAGATGGACACAGCAACTACCCGGTTGATCAACACAGATCGATGTGGTGTTAGAGATCCACAAAATACCGCTTCCACTGGCAGGTTTAGTCTTCAAGGAAGTACGTGGAAAAAACGA AATTTAACCTACAGGATTTTAAACTTCACGCGAGACGGTATACCATACAGAGATCAAAGAAGGATCTTCCGCAAAGCCTTCAATCTGTGGGAGTCTTCTTCAGGGCTAACAATAAGAGAAGTGTACTTTGGTAATGCCGACATTCTCATCAGTTTTGTTCGTCAAAGACATGGCGATGATTTCCCATTTGACCGAGAGGGTGGAACCTTGGCGCATGCATTTTATCCACTCAGCAACAGAG GACTCTCCGGCGACGCTCATTTTGACGATGATGAGCGTTTTACGACTGGAACAAGTGATGGCATTAATTTAGATTGGGTGGCGGTACACGAGTTTGGTCACAGTTTGGGTCTGGAACATTCTAATGTACGCGAATCAATCATGTATCCTTGGTACAAAGGCTATCTTCCAAACATTCAGCTCACCGATGATGACATTAAAGGAATTCAAGCGTTGTACCCAA AACCAACAGTCCAAACATTCACACCTCCCAAAGTGAAGACAACTCCTAAAGTCGCCACTGCCATCAGACCCTCTCGTGTTACACGCCAAAGTACCAACCGCCCCCGGGTCACACCTAAGCCCAGTCTACCTATTCCTTGCGGCAGCTCCATTCGTTACGATACAGTGTTCGTGGGCCCAAGTGGTTGGACTTTCTTCTTTGTGGAAGACAGCTTTTGGCAGTTGGACCGCAGGTTGAACAGATATGGTCCTAGGGCAATCCAACGGTACTGGAAGGGACTCAAGACACCTGTTGATGCAGCTTACCTCAATAAACGAAGAAACATGGTGTTCTTCACAGGATCAGA ATTCTGGGAATATGACTCAAGACGAAATTTGATTAACTCTGGGAGCATTACTCAGTATGGGCTTCCGCAAAACCTCGCAAACATGGACGCAGTTTTCAGATGGGAGGGAAACGGCAAGACTTACTTCTTCAAAGACAACAAGTATTGGAAATATGATGATCAAAGACGCCGAATACAAACTTACTACTATGACAGAATAAATAGAAAATACCTTAGGTATCCCAGGGATATCAAAAATGTGTGGAAATTCGACGGTAACATCAAAGCAGCTGTTAAATGGAGGAATGACAGAAACTATGTGTTCTGGGATACGCGGTATATCAAGCTTCAGAAAGGAAAGGTGGTGAGAGAGAGAGGTTACCCACAGGTCATTGCGGACCGGTGGATGAAGTGCAATAGCAAAGGAAGAGAGAATGGTGCGAACATTCCCTGA